A segment of the Phoenix dactylifera cultivar Barhee BC4 chromosome 15, palm_55x_up_171113_PBpolish2nd_filt_p, whole genome shotgun sequence genome:
TAATTTTGGATAACAACAATGCTGGAGATATCTACATTAGAACAGTTCTGACTTTGATCTGCTGGTAATGGTTACTATTGTGCCTTGTgggttgacttttttttttgggatattAGCATATCAAATTCATTGGCTGCTTCCTGGTCTAATTTATAGCATTCATGATCGCAATTGACACTAGTTTAGTACGTTCTATAACCAAAATTATCCCAAACAAGTGAGGTTGTATTCTTTCATGATCTGGAATTTGCCTCGGTGGTCATATTCCTCTACCTAGCAATCAGAGATTCAGGGTCTGAGCCTTGTGTGTTAAATGTCCCCGAGTATTGGAACCTATGTGAACATAATGAGGgtggatctctctctctctgaaaaaAGGGCTatgttcttttgtattgtttccGTCTTGCAGTCCATCTGACTTTCTTATGTATCAGTTGGAAATATTGAATCGCCCCCACCCCTTTCAATTTACACCTGATTTCTAATTGAATCTGCAATCAAACTCTTTCAGGCACTCCATATACGCAGCAGTCTTACAAAGTTAGTGAATCTTTTCCCTTCAAATGGATAAACAAGAAGTGGAAAGAAGGATTTCATGTCACATCAATGGCAACTTCTGGAAGCCGATGGGGTGTCGTCATGTCCCGCAATGCTGGCTTTAGTGATCAGGTATGGGGGCATTACTTCTTTTACACCTAAAATTACCTAAAAGAGTAGCTGCCTGTGGTGAATAAGAATCTCCTTGTCTTAATCGTTGGCCTAAAACCATAAAGATTACATTCAACTTTTACCACATCCTTGTTAGCATAAAATTGGTGTCCCAGTGCACAAGGCTTTCGAGTGCACAAGGCTTTCGCCCCTACGGGGTTTGAGAGGGTCGGATGTATGCAGCCATACCTCTGAATGTGAGATTTTCGTGTTTCGGACTTGCGACATCTAGGTCATGGTGGAGCACTCTTATTGTTGTGCCAAGGCCTGCTCTCTACCATCCATTTTAGCTTATGCTTTAGAAAACTTTGTAGAAGAAATTTACTGATTGTTCTATTGTAAAAAAGGGATCAACAATTTGCAGGAATAATCTGCTTTACACTCGGACCATTATTGGTCTGCCTCGTAATCTGCTTTACACTCGGACCATTATTGGTCTGCCTTTACGAGGACTGCTTAAATCTGCTGCAAGAACTGTTGTCGTGATGGCAGGGCAGAATGATACAGTACAGTCCAAAACAAAAACGAGATATAACCGCCgcccgcaccccccccccccccccaaaaaaaaaaaaaaaaaccgaaagaaagaaagaaagaaaaactgcTGGAGTTTATTTTGACAAAATCTCCATGTTTTATAAAGATAAACAAAAAGGCTGTTGTTTCTTTCATAATTATCCTTTGATATAAGATATTTCAACACCTTTGTCCAATTCTAGATATTTCTTCCTTTCTGACCAAATGAAAAACAAACTAATGTTTTTGCTGCTGCCCTTACCATGCCCATTACGTCATTGGATTTTTGAGCTGCAGTTTAGATAAGGTGGTCCTTCATAGTCACTCTAGCATATGACGCAACAGAAAATCCTTCATGCTTCtttatgcttcttttttttctccaggTTGTTGAATTAGATTTTCTCTATCCAAGTGAGGGAATCCATAGGCGTTGGGATAATGGGTATCGCATAACCTCAGTGGCTGCCACTTGGGATCAGGCTGCCCTTATTCTAAGTGTGCCCAAGCGCAAGCCTGGGGATGAGACTCAGGAGACTCTTCGAACCTCGGCGTTCCCAAGTGCTCATGTCAAGGTAGAGTATCACCTCATCATTTTAACAGGAGTAAATTTGCAATATTCCAAGAAGTAGATGGATGTTATGGAAGTTCAATCTCAATTAATATGAAGAAAAAtggtaggttttttttttaaaacttattTATAGTAACTGCAGAACGGGGCAATCATTCATTAGATGGTTACCGGCTGCTCTTATGCAATTAAATGGCTGTAATTTGTAACAAGAAAAGGCTGTAACTATAACACctaattttaattattattttttaaatatggaTGAAATCATAAAAACGTTGACTGCTTTACATATACATGTTCTGATTTTCTttcgttatttttttttatttttttttgtgtatatGCAGGATAAATGGGCCAAGAATCTCTATCTTGCTGCTGTATGCTATGGACGCACTGTATCATGATATTTATGCCAACCAACATTGCATATCTTGAGAGCAGTATTTTCCTGCTTGAGTTAAATTTAGCATTGCAAATGGATGGATAACTGCTCCAAAGGCGATGGTAggcagttttattttcttttgttgtcTTTGTTCGATTGTAAATTTTTCAGTCGGTGCAATTAGCTGCGAAGGACTGAGATTCCATTGGAtgatgtatatttatatatacctTGAGAGGACCTAACTGCAGAGGCCCCATGCATGTAATGAACAAACTTTGCACGGAAATGCCAAACAGGTAAAGCGGCATGCATCTGTGGTTAGAAAACTCTAGTTTTAAGAGGCTCGGGGTGATCGAACATATTAACCATGGCAATCTTAGTTCAGGATGTACATCATCGCTCATGGTTATCATGTTTAGGACATAATTTTCTGGTTATGGGCTTGAAGAACCCTGCTTTCGTGTTGCATGCTGTCTGAGAGAGCTGTAATAGCTTCGAAGAAATATCTGTGCCCTTGTGTTTATTTAGCTTAAAGGGATTTCAGTGGTCTCACTTTACGGATATGACTGGTTAGATCATTCAAACAATTTGATGATGGTGTTGAAACCGTGTTTGCGACTGTTTGTGTAATCAAAGAGGAAATGCTGAACTGATTGAAGGCTAAGAGATACAATGAACAAAAGATGTGATTCCACTGGACGGTTGTGTTCCCGAAGGTAGACTTTTCTGGACCGTTGGGTGGCATGGTCGGTTATTCCTTTGTTGCACTAAAACACCGTGACCCACTTGAAAAGAATCCTGCTGGTTCATGTTGTCACATCAATCAAAATCCTTGTCCCAGCCCCCTCGTCATGCATTCCTATATACGTAGATCCAGTGATTTGCTAAAGTTGACGTTGAGGACCGAGCAACTACGGTATGCTTTTATTTCCCGTTAAAAAGAACACACTTCGTTGTGCATGTAAAGATACTTTGCTTgccaacttaataaaaagagggATTAAATTAACCTCTGACCCTTTACATAGTGGAGCAATTTATTCCCGATTAAATGAAAGAATAACTTAATTTATACAAAATTTATATTTGCAGTAACTAGGCTAACATTTTAAAATTTGGTGAAGTAGAATGAAGGTTGTAAAGGATCTTTTATTTTACTTAACTCGTTCTTAGCCTGCAACCAAGTGCAAGAATCATCTAGAGAGAATAAAGAGGAATATATTATATCTTCTGTTCCTTTGCTGTATAAAAGAAATTTAGAAAGGAGGCGGCAGAAAGGTAATAAAATGCAtttgtttgttttgttttcAGATTATGTTGATGACCTACTAATGTTGGTGACAAAAATTATGGCCGTGGAGGTAGCATTCGATGCACTATTAGAGGCTTTGGTAAAATTCAGTAAAATTTTGAACTGACAAATGTTAATTAAATGAGCATGCTATTCTCTCTACTACACCATCCATTCCATCATATAAATCCCTATCATGATCCCGAATTGGTGCAATACACGAAAGGAGGTGTTCATCATCCAAATCTTCAAGACATTACAGGGTGGCGGGTCAATCATTcggaaaataatgataaatgagGAGGTAGAGGAGTGGCcagatgattttttttcctaattgTTGTATAACTTTAAGTGAAACTAATCACAAtttctttttgcttttcttGAGAAACCTATCTTTATTTAGATGCTTCCAGAGTTCAGGCAGTTCCGGGGGCTGACCTAAACCCAACTCATTGGTCAGTTGGACCGCCTTGGGTGGATTCAAATGGAAAACCGGACCCGTCGTCAAAACCCCGGCCTGACCCAAGTCGCTAACCGCAACCACGCAGCGGCGTTTGGCGGAGTCAGCCGGAGGTTTCCGCCCGCTGGACATGGAGGAGCGCAAGACGGCAGAGCTCGCAGGCCCGCTGGAGCTCTTCCCTCCCGTCGACTTCTGCTGCGTTTATGGCTCCGCTCTCCTTCCCAATAATAACGACAAggtatcctcctcttcttcccttctcctcgTCCCAAAAGGACTCCTCTTTTATTGTCTTCTCAATTGTGTCCTTGTTCCTTCTTTCCAGACTTCCATGGTGGATTACATCTTGGGCGTAGCAGATCCCATCCAATGGCACTCGGAAGTgggtttttttattttgattcgaAAGATTGGATCTTTTTGTCTTCGTTTATCTAAGAAAGTGGATATTTTTGTTGGTTTTGAGCAAAACCCAGAATTTGGAAAGGAACAGACATCACTACTCGAAGTGGATGGTGCGGCTTGGCCCGAGAGCGGTATGCTTCTTCCGGGATGCTCCGGTTTCTGATTTTGGGCATCTGAGTGTTTGAATTTTAGGTGATTTTAGTATGTTGAATTTTTGGTTGTTTTTGGTTCAGATTATTCGGGTTGCAGATGGGATAGGTGCGGGAGTTCACTTCAATCCCTTTGTGGAGTGGAGATACAAGGTTTCTCTTGTGCCCAAtttaacctctctctctctctctctctgttttctgCCCTCTAGTGATGTCTTTAATTATTATGGATTTGTTGAAATAATATATCCAGTAGGCCTGAATTTGGATTCTTAACAGAAAATAAAGTATGGAGTGGTGCAAATGCACAACTTGGCTATGGATGTACTGACTTGGGATAGGTTCTACTTGAGCGGCCGTTTGCAGAAACCTGTATGTTGTTGCTTGAGGTGTGctggatttatttatttatttattttgttgatTGCTTATCATAACATTCTAGACCATCATATTGCAGAAATTTCTTCTTTATATATGAACTTAGTATATTTTATCCAAATATAATTTCAGCGATCTAATCATAGCACTTTGCTACTTTCTGTATCTTTGTAGTCTGTTGGAATTTAATTCAGCTTTATTCTGTTGATGGCTGAATTTATTAGATCACTCTATGTGTGCCAGTTATTTAACTTAATCTGCTCGAGTATCATCTCTGTCTATCTTCTTCAGGATCTTTTTGAGATGCCTGATTCTCGCTATCTGAATCTAACAAGTTTTTATTGCCTCTACAGGTTCATGTTCTTATTGATAACTGGGATGTACAAAAGGTCAACTTGATTAATCTGAAGATGGCAATTTCTGCTTCACTGCTCCTTTTGCCACCTGAATTTACTGAGGTTTGGCTTGAAGTTTCATTCCCCAAAGTGTGtagcattttctctattttaggTGTTTTTTATCAGCAAAAATAACTAGTTAGATTTTGTATCAAAAGTTTCTGTATGATGCAGGAAGATCTATATGCTAAAATTTGTAGTCTCTCATACATGGGTGATATGCGGATGCTGTTTGCAGAGGACAAGAATAAGGTCAGTATAATGGAGCTTACCTAGTTATTCTGAATTGAAATGAAATAGACTTTTAAATTCCAGTAGGAAAAAAAACTGAGGAAATCTAAAATATAGAATAATTTTGACTGCACCCTAGCTCTCTGTAAAATCAACAATTTGAGGTACTTTATTACCTTTTTTTCTAGCTTTAATAAATCCAACCATTTATTATCTGATTTTATATCTGATTTATTGTACTTATGCTTATGATTGGACCCTCTGCGCTGGATGACAAAATCAACATATTATATCCTTGTGTATACCTGAAAAAAACCTGAGGCCTTGTTTGGATGCCAGATCATGGCATCTGGGTGATTCCTTCTGCATAGTTCGAAATTGCACAGTAATTAGGATACAGGGAACAGATGCGGGAGCCAAGGGTACCAGCGAGACTTGCAATCTTAAAGGGTACCAGCGAGACTTGCAATCTTGACATTTCTGGGAATCTcaagtccttctatcatggtgTTTCTAGTAATTGCGGCTGTCAATGTTTCTGCCCGATCAATCAAAATTTACCATCCTTCCAcatcaaattttattttctttctatccATATAGTAGTCATCATGTGGATGTGATCCTCAGGTGTCCAAACAGGCCCTGAGCTATCTTTGTGTCTGCAGTTATCTCCATTTCACCAAAAACACTAGTTAGGAATGGCAAATTAAATGCAACTTGTTGTTGGGCAAGTTAGTTTGGTATGTATTGATCTTATATGTTTGATCTGCAGGTCAAAAAGATTGTTGAGGGAAGTTTTAATTTATTCCAATCAATGTATAAGCCCCTGATACAAGAGCATGTGTCTGATGGGTTGCTGAGCACTTCACCTCATGGCAAACAGGCAGCATTTAAACAGGTTTCTTTAGTTCTCAATATATTTTAGCTCTGCAATGCTTGTTTACAATCTGTTGTCTTTCTATGTTTCTGCAAGCTCAGCTCCTAACTCTGATCCCCCCCCAAAAGTAAGTTGGCTCAAATGAGTCACAGTGGTTACCATCAGAAGTTCCAAACTTGTAACCCCAAAAAAAACATCCAGTCGTATAGGAGTTTGTATCATACAAGCTAATAGAACCTAACCAACATTATCTAGTCGTGCACCTTGAATATAGAATTTATTACCCTAAGAAGGAATCATGGGACAGCTTTCTTGGATACTCAGTCAAATGCGAAGTTTTGCTGCAATGCATTGTGGAGTTTAAATGCCTAGATTCTGGGGTCTTTGCTGTGGTAATAgttagtttgattaaaatttgtATCTGGCAGTCCTCCAGCTATGTCTGGCTGTATCTCTAGTGGCTTTTGACATGGGGTGAAGTCTGCTAGGATTAGCTTAAAAATCATATCAAGTCTCCTGTTGGGAGGAAAGCCTCACATTCCTGCCTTGCCCTCTTGTTATGGTAGTATTATGAGTTTCTGGAAAAACCACAACTTATCTGACTTTGAGGAACAAAGTAATATACTAAGCAgcggaagaaaagaaagcaaaccAATAATTGAGTCTAATTTCTACATCCTTTACTTATGTTGATTTCTTATATACTAAACCATTATATTTTGGTAGGACTTTGGTTTATCAGCAACAAACTCTCTGTTCTCTTCGCTTCCATGGATAGTCCAGATTCGAATTAGTGGAAAGCATGAAAGTGAATCAGGTAATTAGTTCTGAGTGCCAGTGATTTCTTATCATTATGTAGTTAGGAGTATAATTAATGACAAATATTGGTTTTGTAGGCATAATGACACCCCAGATTGCTGTTTCTTCAAGAGAAGTGGCTGCTAAGTGTGTCAGGAAAGCTTTGAGAAGTTTAGTTATGGTTTCAAGTGCCAGGCAAGCAGTGTCTGGTGTACTTGCTGCTGGTGGGGTAAATGCTGCTCGATATCTTGGAAAAAAGATATCCAAGGCATGGAAATCTAGAACATGCTGACCGAAGTCCCTTTATTTACAAAGAGTGTTTTGATAATTTTAGCGGTCATCAAATATTGGATGAAGTTAAAAGGTTAATGTAGTGGGAACAAATACATTATCAAACATGTGCAcaatgaattttgatttacataTTGTATATTGGATGGAAAAATCAGCGATTTTGCAATAAAGGATTCCATGGATTCAGAAAAGGTATAGGATGTTGTCTCACAATCACATAAGAAGGTAATATCAAAATCAAGTAGTCTGGTGGTTTGAGATGAAAAAGGGAGAGCAGGGTGGTCAATCTTCCAGTTGCTGTGCATGGGGCATATTTCAAGCCTGCTTGATGATCAAATACATAAATGGTTGGAGTGTACATCGGGGTGCTGTTTATGATTCTGTTGAATTCATCTGTATATTTAAGAGAATGGGAGGGAGATCCACCCGCATATAACTACTGAAGTCCAAATtcttggagatgcatcatccGATGACGCAAAGGGATGCGTCCATTGGAGGAAGCCCTGATACATCCCTAGACTCATTTCTGTCGGCATAACAAAAATGTTCTCAGTTCACAGAACAAGTTTTGGAATGGTTGGAATTTATTTATGCACTCTGAAATTTTTAAGTGGTTGTGAGGATGCTTTTACTTTTCACCAATTGCACATTGATACTTCAGTATTGGTTACCGCACTTCACATCTGACATGTTGGCTACCCCCCCTCTAtaagtcatattagattttgAAACATGATCGCATTTTGATGCGTAAAATTGCTATCTAGTtaaactttttcttctttttctgagAAATGTCTCTAGCAAAAAGGTTACAAAGAGATTCTAGTAATATAATAAGATTATTTGCGAATCGACCATTCAAATTCAATCCATGAATCGGGCAAATTACTCgctcatagaaaaaaaaaataaagaattttgCTGATAGGACAATCAGAATCATGAATCAAATAGAATTAGAACGAATCAcaaaagataataaaaaaatagttctAACTTGTGATGATAAAAAATCGAATCCGTTTTTCTTAGTGGAGTCGCCAAGCTGTAAAAGCATAGCAAGCTCGTTAGGGACCCTAAAATAGAAATGGAGTCGCCAcctaaaaaaaacagaaaataataaaaaaattatataattacaaTGGCCATCTTTCTTCAAGTGAGAGAGAAGATCGAGAAACCATCGCCCGAAGGTGCTTTCAAGGGGAGGGTTGATTGCATTCGTGATGCCATCTTTCACTGCCCTCATGGTACTGTTTGGGGGCGAGATTAACCTTTTTGACCTACCTGACAAATTCCAATTCACAATTTGGCCTTCGATTTACCTAGTAAAGCCTGATTTTCCTCCAAATTAACCAACTTGAAAGCCCTGAATGGACAGTAGAACCAGTGATTCAGAGAAAGCTAAACAAAGGATACAAAATTAGCTTCTCAAGCAGAGAAAGTGGATTCCATACTTTTCCAAGCTTTATAGCTTCTCCGAAGAAGCACCAAGGGTTTCATCCAACATCCTTTGCTCTCACTAGCAGTTAATTATCGCGTCTCCTTCTACTATTATTGTTATCTACATTGTAATTTGATATGTCTTTGATTGCTTAAAATCCATATTTCATTTCAAGATACCACTGGGATGAACTATCCACCCGTTCCTGCTTCATTATCGAATTTTTTTGGCAGATACTTGTATGTTTCATGTTATTCTGAACTAGAATTTATTCCAACCAAATGGGTGACTATAAACGGACATCGTAATTCTCATCAATTAATAGCTCCTTGCAAATTTCGAACTTCAAACCATACGGCCtgcaaaaattttttttaatgctccAAAGTTCGTTTTCTCTGCCATCCAATTTCGATAAACTTTTGAGTTAACAGGCTTTATGGAATCTATTTAATTGACTTCGAGATGATAACAAAGTAGAGTACTAAATACTGGATGATGAAAGCTTGGGTGTTTTTGTCTCATCAGGAATGCCCTCTAGGTAATTTTCTTTTATCAAATACTTCCACATTCTGAAAGGCTAGGAAGAAATCAAACCAACTAGTTTGCATAGCTACAGGGTTGTTTTCCACATGATTAGTTTCTCATATACCTCATAAGTCAAGGGGCATGGAAAATAATGATTTGCCAAATAATTCTCACAACATGGTTAAGCATAAGAAtctcatgtattttcatatttttgttgTCCATTATTAAAGAGTGTCAGTCACAAAATCGAAGGACGAGTTCATGAAGCATAGAACAATGGGCTAGTAATATAATGGAGCTATCAACTAGTTTTGCTGGTATGGCTACATTCATAAGGACTTATAATTCTCACAACATGGTTAGGGATAAGAATCTCATACATTTTCATATTCTTGTTGTCCATTATTAAAGAGTGTCAGTTACAAAATCGAAAGACGAGTTCATGAAGCATAGAGCTATGGACCAATAATATATTGGAGTTATTAACTAGTTTTGCTGGTATGGCTACATTCCTAAAGGCTTGTTAGTGTTGGGATTTAAATTTTTCACCGCATTATATACAATTGACAGAGAATTGCAGGTTCAATTATGTGGTCATATGATGTAGCATTTTAACATATGCTATAGCGATTATCTTATGGAAATGAACATTCACACACATATTTGTCATGAGTTGAGTGAGAGAATTCTAGGCTGACATATATGAACTGATGTCGGGAAACATGTTACCGACATTTGTTCCTAATTAAATGATGATTGCTAACATATGATTGCGGGACAACCGAACCAATTTTGCCGGATTTAAGTAGATTTCGATGCCGATTCCATTCCTCGATCGCAACCCCACGAAGAGGGAAGAGAATAGCGGGGAAGAGGACCCGGGAGACCAAGAGATCCCATGGCGACGGCCCTCTCCTCGTTCCGCTACGGCGACAGCCTCGTGGTGGTGGGGATCTCCGTATGCACCGCCTTCCTCTGCGAGGGCATCTCCTGGCTCCTCATCTACCGCACCTCCACCTACAAATCCCTCCGCTCCTCCATCGACAAGGCCTCCAAGAAGCTCGAATCCATGAaatccacctcctcctcctccgccgccgcgacCTCCGGCGCCGCTGCCGGGGCCCCCGCTGCCTCCTCCAAGAAGCCCTCCTCCCGGGCCAAGAAGATGGACCGGGTCGAGACCAGCCTCAAGGAGTCCACCCgcgacctctccctctccaagttCAAATCCGGTGCCGTCGTCGCCGGTGTCCTCTTCGTCGTGTTCGGTCTCCTCAACTCTCTGTTCGAGGGCCGGGCCGTGGCGAAGCTCCCCTTCTCGCCGATCCCTTTGGTGCTGAAGATGAGCCACCGAGGGCTTCCGGGAACCGATCCCACTGATTGTTCCATGGTCTTTCTTTACTTCCTTTGCTCCATTAGCATCCGGACTAATCTCCAGAAGTTCTTGGGGTTCTCGCCCCCGAGAGGGGCCGCCGGGGCCGGGCTCTTCCCCATGCCTGACCCCAAGATCAGTTGATCATAGGAATATGATGATTTCGATTCAAGGTCAGCAACCAACCCTGTTGTCAAAATTAGGGTTCTCTATTAATAGAAAAAAGGGTGCTTTCTTGCTTGCTTATTTAACTTTCTGGTGATTAGGTTTTTCTTCAGGggaaattatattatatattttgattGTTTTGATGGAGTTATTTTATGGAACCGTTGTTCATTATATTAATTTTCACTTTTGAGGAAGCTGATGTACTTATTCATTGCTTGCTTGAATCCATGGACAACAAATCATTCCGTTGGCCAATCTAATCCAAGTAAAATGTCAACCCTTGATGTGGATTTTACAGTTCTTTTGGGGGAGAGATTCATATTTGTTTACCTTTTCATCTTGAGGGATTCTGTTGTG
Coding sequences within it:
- the LOC103705793 gene encoding phosphatidate cytidylyltransferase, mitochondrial isoform X1, producing MEERKTAELAGPLELFPPVDFCCVYGSALLPNNNDKTSMVDYILGVADPIQWHSENLERNRHHYSKWMVRLGPRAIIRVADGIGAGVHFNPFVEWRYKKIKYGVVQMHNLAMDVLTWDRFYLSGRLQKPVHVLIDNWDVQKVNLINLKMAISASLLLLPPEFTEVWLEVSFPKEDLYAKICSLSYMGDMRMLFAEDKNKVKKIVEGSFNLFQSMYKPLIQEHVSDGLLSTSPHGKQAAFKQDFGLSATNSLFSSLPWIVQIRISGKHESESGIMTPQIAVSSREVAAKCVRKALRSLVMVSSARQAVSGVLAAGGVNAARYLGKKISKAWKSRTC
- the LOC103705793 gene encoding phosphatidate cytidylyltransferase, mitochondrial isoform X2, producing MEERKTAELAGPLELFPPVDFCCVYGSALLPNNNDKTSMVDYILGVADPIQWHSENLERNRHHYSKWMVRLGPRAIIRVADGIGAGVHFNPFVEWRYKKIKYGVVQMHNLAMDVLTWDRFYLSGRLQKPVHVLIDNWDVQKVNLINLKMAISASLLLLPPEFTEEDLYAKICSLSYMGDMRMLFAEDKNKVKKIVEGSFNLFQSMYKPLIQEHVSDGLLSTSPHGKQAAFKQDFGLSATNSLFSSLPWIVQIRISGKHESESGIMTPQIAVSSREVAAKCVRKALRSLVMVSSARQAVSGVLAAGGVNAARYLGKKISKAWKSRTC
- the LOC103705794 gene encoding calcium load-activated calcium channel, whose amino-acid sequence is MATALSSFRYGDSLVVVGISVCTAFLCEGISWLLIYRTSTYKSLRSSIDKASKKLESMKSTSSSSAAATSGAAAGAPAASSKKPSSRAKKMDRVETSLKESTRDLSLSKFKSGAVVAGVLFVVFGLLNSLFEGRAVAKLPFSPIPLVLKMSHRGLPGTDPTDCSMVFLYFLCSISIRTNLQKFLGFSPPRGAAGAGLFPMPDPKIS